From a single Gammaproteobacteria bacterium genomic region:
- a CDS encoding octaprenyl diphosphate synthase yields the protein MRLVGKDFNLLNRLIYSHLRSDVPLVGRVAQYLLNSGGKRIRPLLLMLVARALGCAPGGPQVRAGVIVEYIHSATLLHDDVVDEAEMRRGKSAANVLHGPAASVLVGDFLYSRAFQLIVELLEQRRAVEVLASTTNQIAEGEVMQLMNLNELAVTEEQYLEVIRRKTASLFEACARIGAILAHSDREVEDAAARYGLELGMAYQITDDVLDYSGGEEAFGKNVGTDLKEGKTTLPMLHAMRVGSHAQQSVLRDALRTGGLGNLSGVMEAIESTGALKYAAGRAREASERAADALSALPENRFREVLTSLARFAAERSY from the coding sequence TTGCGGTTGGTGGGGAAGGACTTCAACCTCCTCAATCGCCTCATCTACAGCCACTTGCGCAGCGACGTTCCGCTGGTCGGGCGGGTGGCGCAGTACCTCCTGAACTCGGGCGGCAAGCGCATACGCCCCCTGTTGCTGATGCTCGTGGCGCGCGCGCTGGGCTGCGCTCCGGGCGGCCCCCAGGTCCGGGCCGGCGTCATCGTGGAATACATCCATTCGGCCACGCTGCTGCACGACGATGTCGTGGACGAGGCGGAAATGCGTCGCGGCAAGTCGGCGGCCAACGTGCTGCACGGCCCCGCGGCCAGCGTCCTGGTGGGCGATTTCCTCTACTCGCGCGCGTTCCAGTTGATCGTCGAGCTGCTCGAGCAGCGACGGGCGGTGGAAGTCCTTGCGTCCACCACCAACCAGATCGCCGAAGGCGAAGTCATGCAATTGATGAATCTGAACGAACTGGCCGTGACCGAAGAGCAGTACCTCGAGGTCATTCGCCGCAAGACCGCCTCCCTGTTCGAGGCCTGTGCGCGAATCGGCGCCATCCTCGCGCACAGCGACAGGGAAGTCGAGGATGCCGCCGCCCGCTACGGGCTCGAGCTCGGCATGGCCTATCAGATCACCGACGACGTGCTGGATTACTCGGGCGGCGAGGAAGCGTTCGGCAAGAACGTAGGCACCGACCTGAAGGAGGGAAAGACGACCCTGCCCATGCTTCATGCCATGCGGGTCGGGTCCCACGCACAGCAGAGCGTGCTGCGCGATGCCCTGCGGACCGGCGGTCTGGGCAACCTTTCCGGCGTAATGGAAGCGATCGAATCCACGGGGGCGCTAAAATACGCGGCCGGGCGCGCACGTGAAGCTTCCGAGCGCGCCGCGGATGCCCTGTCCGCCCTGCCCGAAAACCGCTTTCGCGAGGTGTTGACATCGCTGGCGCGGTTCGCGGCGGAGCGCAGTTACTAG